The Amblyomma americanum isolate KBUSLIRL-KWMA chromosome 5, ASM5285725v1, whole genome shotgun sequence genome window below encodes:
- the LOC144133849 gene encoding endothelin-converting enzyme 1-like, whose protein sequence is MSMNCIVEQTRSDDCKQYPACFAVVAAIVALTAALSVFWVLLLHRDWQGGLASTLPPGPVCQNSQCASAAKVLKAVMKPEADPCGDFYTYVCGNNKHPLGLFIGQLDYEMYRALARTLDAASSLPSGGQTASQKAGAMYKNCAGGRVDETGELRKFVESVGLSMGTYADADVFDKIIMLFFKYNIAILLELSLDDAKLSRHKRLLVLANIIRAETTAMGVYHFDRSVNAAHITRFLLVIHLNALTRNILPGRWASLISTHSGGVYGAQDGVPVTLSALTYIDAQQAYMGWQLNFLEAWELIRNLMPLASRKLAASIYPTKIKFSCLDAVKRAMEIPLLSWYLDKEVSQSTVTAARDMADHIRKSVLEEIDRATWLDNATKVTAMYKVHAMELHVGYPTYFISEEELNTAYRSYPEVATIFFAPWLKALGKTVAWRITNHSSFYFSVSWTNAFYALFRNKMVLPAPILRPPLFSPAFPKAINYAGLGGIIGHKITHAFDLQGRLIDAKGRLVNWWSNSSRKQYGDRVDCLRRSHGAMDASRLSSMLGYIPTNQDSQARE, encoded by the exons ATGTCAATGAACTGCATCGTGGAGCAAACTCGAAGCGACGACTGCAAGCAGTACCCCGCGTGTTTTGCCGTAGTGGCGGCGATAGTAGCCCTTACGGCTGCGCTCAGCGTCTTCTGGGTACTGCTGCTGCACAGAGATTGGCAGGGTGGCCTCGCCTCGACCTTGCCTCCGGGACCCGTTTGCCAGAACAGCCAGTGCGCCAGCGCTGCGAAGGTGCTCAAGGCCGTCATGAAGCCGGAGGCGGACCCGTGCGGTGACTTCTACACCTACGTGTGCGGCAACAACAAGCACCCACTTGGCCTTTTTATTGGACAGCTGGATTATGAGATGTACCGGGCGCTAGCCCGAACACTAGACGCTGCCTCGTCACTTCCATCGGGGGGCCAAACTGCTTCGCAGAAGGCCGGCGCAATGTACAAGAACTGCGCAGGAGGTCGCGTGGACGAAACCGGGGAACTACGGAAGTTCGTAGAGTCTGTAGGCCTCAGTATGGGCACCTACGCGGACGCAGATGTCTTTGACAAGATCATCATGCTCTTCTTCAAGTACAACATTGCCATCCTTCTGGAACTGTCCTTAGACGACGCCAAGCTCTCTCGCCACAAACGACTCCTGGTGCTGGCG AACATCATCCGCGCCGAAACCACAGCCATGGGCGTCTACCACTTCGACCGGTCTGTGAACGCGGCCCACATCACTAGATTTTTACTCGTGATACACCTAAATGCCCTGACACGCAACATACTGCCGGGCCGTTGGGCGTCCCTAATCTCCACCCACTCTGGTGGTGTTTATGGAGCTCAAGACGGAGTTCCG GTGACGTTGTCCGCTCTGACTTACATAGACGCACAGCAGGCCTACATGGGGTGGCAACTAAACTTCCTCGAAGCATGGGAGCTGATTCGCAATCTAATGCCGCTCGCTTCACGCAAATTGGCCGCCTCCATTTACCCAACAAAAATCAAATTTTCTTGCCTGGATGCAGTCAAGAGAGCCATGGAGATTCCCCTCCTTTCTTGGTACCTCGATAAAGAGGTGTCGCAGAGCACGGTGACAGCGGCGCGAGACATGGCGGATCACATTCGGAAGTCCGTATTGGAGGAGATCGACCGTGCCACTTGGCTGGACAACGCCACGAAGGTGACGGCGATGTACAAGGTCCACGCCATGGAACTGCACGTTGGTTACCCAACTTATTTCATCTCGGAGGAAGAATTGAACACCGCGTACCGCTCGTACCCGGAAGTCGCCACCATTTTTTTTGCTCCATGGCTGAAGGCCTTGGGCAAGACAGTTGCATGGCGGATCACCAACCATTCCAGTTTTTA CTTTTCGGTGTCTTGGACGAACGCGTTCTACGCTCTGTTCCGGAACAAGATGGTTCTTCCGGCGCCGATTCTGCGACCGCCTCTATTCTCGCCCGCATTTCCCAAGGCGATCAACTACGCCGGCCTGGGAGGAATCATCGGCCACAAGATCACGCACGCCTTCGATCTGCAAGGCCGCCTCATTGACGCAAAAGGACGCTTGGTCAACTGGTGGTCTAACTCTTCCCGGAAACAGTACGGGGATCGGGTGGACTGCCTGCGTCGGTCGCACGGAGCCATGGAT GCCTCGCGGCTCAGCTCAATGCTCGGATATATTCCAACCAACCAGGATTCCCAAGCTCGCGAGTAG